From the Saccharomonospora marina XMU15 genome, the window CGCGGCGGCACGCAGCAGCGGGATGCTCGCCCATGCCTGGCCGTCGTTGGGGACGACGAGGCCCAGCGCGGCGATCACTTGCCCCGCCCTGCCACGGACCGGTACCGCGACTCCGGTGGCGTCAGGGTGAATGTGGCCCGCGCACAGCGCATGGCCTTGCTCTCGCACCTCGGCGAGCTTGGCCCGCAGCGCTTTCGGATCGGTGATGGTCTCATCGGTCAATGCCCGCAGCGGCTGCGCGATTACCCGCTCCTGCAGCGCGGGGTCGGCGTGCGCGAGCAGTACGAGCCCGCCCGACGACGCGTGCAGCGGGATGCGCCCCGCGATGCGCGTGAGGTTGATGACCGCGCCAGGGGATGACAGCCGCTCGACGAAAAGCACGTCGCTGCCGTCGAGCACGCCGAGTTGGGTGGAGTGGCCGACGACCGCCTGCACGTCCTCCATGAACGGCATCGCGGCTTCGCGCAGGCCGAGTGTGGGGGAGGCGCGCTGTGCCAGTTCCCACAGCCGGACGCCGATCCGCACGGTCCGCCGTGCGTCCCTGCGGAGCAGGCCGTGCCGCACCATCTCGTCCACGAGCCGGGCCGCGGTCGCCAGCGGCAGTTTGGCGCGACGGCTGATCTCCGTCACGGTCAGTACCGGCGTGTCGGCGTCGAACGCCTCCAGGATGCGCACGGCACGGGTGAGCAGTGACTCACCGCTCGGTGAGCGTGCCATATCCGCATCCTACGAGGTTGTGGGCGGTTCGACGGGGTCGAACCCGGCACCGTCAATCGGGTTGGGTGTGCAACCGCATGGGCAGGCGAGCCCACGCACGCAGCGTGTTGTTGTGGTGGCGCAGCGGGGAGCCGACGAGTTCCAGTCGCTCGACGCGGCGCACCAGCGCGGTCAGCAGAGCCTCCGCCTCAAGCCGGGCGACGTGCTGCCCGACGCACTGATGCAGGCCCATCCCGAAACCGACGTGCCCGGACGGGTCGCGCTCCAGGTCGAACGTGTCCGGGTCGGTCCAATGGCGTGGGTCGCGGTTGGCCGCACCGAGGAACATGAGGATCTTGCTGCCCTCCGGGATGACGGCGCCACCAATGGTGGTGTCGGTCGTGGCGGTGCGAAAGAACGTCTGCACGGGTGACTGCCAGCGCACTGCCTCGTCGAACGCGGCACGGACGAGCTGTGGTCGTTCCCTGACTCTGCGCCACTGCTGAGGATGCGTCGCGAACGCGTACAGCATGGCCGCGATGCCGTGCACCGTGGTGTCGACACCGGCGGTGAGCAGCGACCGCACCACCAGCGGTGCCTGGTCGTGGGTGATCTCACCGCGGTCGGCGGCGGCCCAGATCGCGGCGCCGAACCCGTCGCCGCTGAGTGCCTCGCGGGCGCATTGTGCGTTGACCCATTCCGACCAGCGCGGCATGTCCGGCATCGCCTCGGTTACGAGACTGTTGGGCGGACCGAAGGCGTTGAAGACGAAGTTGCCGTAGGGCAACAGGTTTTCCCGCCCTTCTTCCCCGACCCCGACGGCGTCGGGGAAGACCCGCAGCGGGAACGCCTCGGCGAGCGCGGGCACGACGTCGAGCTCCGGTGTGGACAGTACCTCCTCGACGAGGGCCTCCGCCTCGGCGAACCACCGATCCCGCAACCGGCGCAATGCGCGAGGCCCGAGAATGCCGCTGAGCACCCGCCTCGGCGCGTCGTGGCGAGGCGGGTCGGCCTCCAGCAGCAGGCTGGGTGGGCGCCACGGCTTTTCGTAGCGGAAGTTGCTCAACCCCACGCCCGCGCCCGATTGGAAGTCCTGCCAGTCGACGAGGGCGGCGTGCACCTGCTCGTAGCGCGCCATGGCGTAGACGCCGTAGCGAGCCAGCAACACCACGGGCCCCGCTTCGCGCAGCTGCGCGTGCATTCGCGTGGGGTCCTCCAGCGCGTCGGGGCCGAACGGGTCGTGGTCGCTGGTGGGGACGGTCGCAACATCGGTCATCGTCGTGGTCTCCGTGCGGTGTGGGCTAAAGGTCCAGTACGAGGCGGTCGCTGCGCGAGCGTGAGACGCAGATGAACATGCAGTCTCCCTCGCGGCGTTCGTGGTCGGCGAGAATCGAGTCGCGATGCTCGGGCTGTCCTTCCAGGACAGTCGTCTCACAGGTGCCGCAGATGCCTTGCCCGCACGAGGACAGCACGTCGACGCCTGCCTGCCTCACGGCGTGCAACACGGAGCTGTCCGGCCCCACGGTGAGGGTTACCCCGCGGCGACGCAGTTCGACCTCGAACGGCTCGTCTCGTGCGGGCGCGTCCTGCGCCGCCGAGGTGAAACGTTCGGTGCGCAGAGCGTACGGCGGCCAGTCGCGGCAGGCTCGCTCCGCGGCCGCCAGCAGCGGTGCGGGTCCGCAGCAGTAGATCTTGACACCTGGTCGGGGCTCGCCGAGCCAGGCGTCGAGATCGAGCAGACCTTGCTCTTCCTCGGGCACGACCTGTACCCGGTCGCCGTAGGCGGCCAGTTCCCGACGGAAGGCCATCGACGTGCGCTTACGGCCTCCGTAGAGCAGCGACCACCGCGCGCCGAGCAACTCGGCCTGCTGGATCATCGGGAGCAGCGGAGTGATGCCGATGCCACCCGCGATGAACACGTAGTCCTGCGACGGTACGAGCGGGAAGTTGTTACGGGGCCCGCCGACCCTGACCTGGTCGCCGATGCGGAGCGCGTCGTGCACGTAGGCGGAGCCACCCCGGCTTGCCTGCTCGCGAAGCACACCGATGCGGTAGGTGTGGGCGTCCCACCGGTCGCCGCACAGCGAGTACTGCCTGGTGAGCCCACCCGGGAGTATCAGGTCGATGTGCGAACCGGGCGTCCAGTCGGGCAGGCGCGCGCCGTCGGGGCGCGCCAGTGACAGCGTCACCACACCCTCGGCCGCCTCCTGCTTCGCGGTCACGACCAGTGGCACCGCGTTGGCCGCCCGCGCCGTCGTGGCGCGCTGAGCCTTGAGTTGTCTCACCTCATGCCTCCTCGCACGACTGCGGGCAGCATGCGGCGCGGGGACGCGATGGCGACAGCCCGGCTCTCGTTCAATGAGAATCTCGGGCGGTAGCCTCATGAGACGGCGAAGCGGTGTAGGGCCGTGCCCCGGCAGGGTAGTCCGCTGGTATGAGAACCGATCGCTCGCTCGAGCTGCTGCGCGAAGGCTACCCGTGGGGACGCAGGTTGAGGGGTACCGCGGCCGCCGTGCCCAGCAGGTTGCTCGGACGCGCCGCCGTCGTGGTCGGCGGACCGGACGGCGTGCGCCGCTTCTACGACCCGAGACTGCGACGCAGCGGGGCGTTCCCGCTGCCGCTGAAGCTGGTGTTGTTCGGCCCCGGAACGGTGCATGGTCTCGACGGCACCGAGCACCACGAACGCAAGGCGATGTACCTGCGGTTGCTCACTCCCGACGCCGTGGCCGGGCTCGCCGAACGAGCGGAGCGGGAATGGGAGTTGGCCGCGCGGCGCTGGCAGGGCCGCGAGCGTGTCGTGCTGTTCGACGAGGCGGTCCAGGTGCTCACCGCTGCCGTGCTGCCGTGGGCGGGGGTACCGCACGCGCCGAGGGAACTACCACGCCGCGCCCGGCAACTGGCCGACGTGCTCGACGGGTTCGCCACGCCGGGCCGCGCCTACCTGCGGGCTGTCGTGGCGCGACTGCGACTGGGCAGGTGGGCCAAGCGGCTGGTTCGCCGCACCAGAAGGCAGCAACTTCACCCAGAGCCCGGCACGGCACTGCATACCGCCGCCACCGCCCGTGACCACCACGGCAACCCGCTGCCGCAGAGGGTCGCGGCGACCGCATTTCTCAACGTGGTGCGCCCGACCGTGGCCGTCTCGTGGTTCGTGGCGTTCGCGGGCAAGGCGCTGCACGAGCACCCCGAGTGGCGCAGCCGCATCGCGGAGGGCGACCGCGCGGCCCTCGACGCGTTCGTGCAGGAGGCCCGTCGCTGTTACCCGTTCGTGCCGGTGCTTGCCGCGCGGGCACGCGGCAAGCAGGACGTCCTCGGCTTCCAGGTGCCGCGTGGCGGATTGGTCGTGCTCGACGTGCACGGCACCGACCACGACCCTGCCCGGTGGCCCGACCCCGACCGCTTCGACCCGGACCGGTTCCTCACCGGGACCGTCGACAAGGACACCCTGGTGCCGCAGGGCGGTGGCGAGGTCGACACCGGTCACCGTTGCCCCGGCGAGGACGCCACGCTGGCGATGCTCGCGGTCGCCACGCGCAGTCTGGCGCGGCTGCCGCTCGTAATGCCACCGCAGGATCTCGACTTCGACGTGTCCAGGGTGCCGACTCGCCCCCGTAGCGGGGTGGTCTTCGCGTTGGACCGCGCGCGGCAGTGACCGCCCGCGGCACCGTCAGACATGGTCTCGCGGGATCACGTCGTGCCAGTCGCGGGAGAACAGCCTGCGCGAGCCGTCGTAGGCATCCAGCCGCGCGTCGACGACGAACTCGCTCTCGGTACAGGACAACGTGGTGTGCGTAACCGTGCACGCCTGCCATTCACCCCGACCGAAGGCAACGGTCCAGGTGGTCTCGCCTCGGGCCGATTCGAAATCGTCGGCCGTGCTCGTGTAGCGCTCGTGAGCGGCGCGGGAAACCTCCAGCCCGATCGCGTCGTGGCGAACGGTACCCGAGTCCTTCTCGATCTCCAACGCTGACACCGAACGGTCCAGGTCGCGAGTGACATCCCAGCGGTGTCGCCCCGGCCGCACCCGGGTGGTGGACACCGGTGCCGTGCCTTCGGCTTCACCGAAAGGGTTGCGCGGGGCATCGTCCGGTTCTTCTGCCGGGCGCACCGGGAGCACCAGCTCGCTGGATCCGGTATGGACGGACAGCACAACCGGTTCCGGAGGCGGCCACGCCAACGGCCAGTACGAGGTGGAAAGCGACAGCCTGATCCGGTGGCTGGGCGGGAAGGCCTGGGCCACGGCGTTGAGTTCGATGGACACCCGGTACCGCCTGCCGGGTTCCAGGCACTCCGGCCGCTCGTGGCCGTTTCGATGCGTGAGGTTGAGCAACCCGTAGCTGACCCGCGTCGCTCGCCCGTCGGGCGCGACGTCGGAAAGCCGCGCCGCGATCATCGCGGTGGGGCGGTCCGCCGACACGTCGAGTTCCACCACGGGGGCACCGAGGATCTCGCAGGTCTGCGGCAGCGGGTCGGTTTCGAACACCAGCGAGCCGCCGTCCTCCTCCCGCTGGTCGTACGGCAGGTCGGGTGGCGCGTTGTAGGAGGCCCACTTCCCCGCGAACTGCCCGACCGACAGCGGTGAGCTGATTCGCAGCTCCCGCTCGGGAACCTGGCCGCGCCGCTCGGCCAGCCGGTGACGGTCCAACGGAAACCGAAGCGACCGGACGTGGGGCGACGGCCAGCACGGTTCCCCCACCCAGCGTCCCGGGCGCTGCTCGTACGACGTCGACGGCGGCACACTGTCCTGCATCCAGGCGTACAGCATCGGGCCGTCGAGCACGCCGTTGTCGATGTCCTTGAGCCAGTGATCCCACCAGCGCACCACTTCCTGCAGGTAGCCGATGGCAGGGCCCGGCTCACCCAGATGCGGGAACTTGTGCGACCACGGGCCCACCAGCCCCTTTCGCGGCACGTCCAGTTGCCGCAGTAGCCGCATGACGGCGTTGGAGTAGCCGTCCGCCCAGCCACTCGAGGCGAGCACGGGACAGCGCACGTCGCCGTAGTTCTCGCAGACCGAAGCGTGCCGCCAGTAGTCGTCGCGGTGCTGGTGGCGCAGCCATTCGGTCACCCAGGGTCTCGCGCCTTCCAGCCGTTGCAGCCACATCTGCCGCCACTGCTCGCCGACCACCGCCGGGTCCGGCGGAAGCGTGCTGTGCGCGAACATCGTTCCAGCTTCGGCGAGGTTGTCCGACAGCAGGCAGCCGCCCATGTAGTGCATGTCGTCGGCGTAGCGGTCGTCGGTGAACGAGGCGATGACGATGGCGTACAGACTCGCCGGTCGACGCGCCGCCACCTGCAGCGCGCTGAACGCACCCCAGGAGATGCCCATCATCCCCACCCTGCCGGTGCACCATGGCGCGCTCGCCACCCACTCCAGCACGTCCTCGGCGTCGAGTTGCTCCCGCTCCAGGTACTCGTCGGTGAGGACCCCCTCCGACTCGCCGGTGCCGCGCAGGTCCACCCTGACACAGCAGTAGCCGTGGCCCGCCAGGTAGGGGTGGTGAATGGAGTCGCGAACGGCGGTGAAGTCTCGCTTGCGGTAAGGGATGTACTCCACGATGGCGGGGAAGCGATCGTGGTCGGACGCCACCGGGCGCCAGATCCGCGCGGCGAGACGGGTGCCGTCGGACACCGGAATCGAGACGTTGTCCTCCTCGACGATGTCGTACGGCAGTGAGTAAACCGTGCGCATTCAGCGGCCGGCCTCCTCCTCGTCGTCGTCGAACTCGTCGTCGTCATCGAACTCGAAAGGCAGCAGCCGAACCGCCTGCTCGTACTTGCGCTGCAGCTCCGCCTCACTGTCGGCCCCGACGTAGATGTGTGCGAGCTCGTAGCTGTAACTGTCCTGTCCGT encodes:
- a CDS encoding PDR/VanB family oxidoreductase; translation: MRQLKAQRATTARAANAVPLVVTAKQEAAEGVVTLSLARPDGARLPDWTPGSHIDLILPGGLTRQYSLCGDRWDAHTYRIGVLREQASRGGSAYVHDALRIGDQVRVGGPRNNFPLVPSQDYVFIAGGIGITPLLPMIQQAELLGARWSLLYGGRKRTSMAFRRELAAYGDRVQVVPEEEQGLLDLDAWLGEPRPGVKIYCCGPAPLLAAAERACRDWPPYALRTERFTSAAQDAPARDEPFEVELRRRGVTLTVGPDSSVLHAVRQAGVDVLSSCGQGICGTCETTVLEGQPEHRDSILADHERREGDCMFICVSRSRSDRLVLDL
- a CDS encoding IclR family transcriptional regulator; translation: MARSPSGESLLTRAVRILEAFDADTPVLTVTEISRRAKLPLATAARLVDEMVRHGLLRRDARRTVRIGVRLWELAQRASPTLGLREAAMPFMEDVQAVVGHSTQLGVLDGSDVLFVERLSSPGAVINLTRIAGRIPLHASSGGLVLLAHADPALQERVIAQPLRALTDETITDPKALRAKLAEVREQGHALCAGHIHPDATGVAVPVRGRAGQVIAALGLVVPNDGQAWASIPLLRAAARGISRALASPRTAGGSTAAPATE
- a CDS encoding cytochrome P450; the protein is MRTDRSLELLREGYPWGRRLRGTAAAVPSRLLGRAAVVVGGPDGVRRFYDPRLRRSGAFPLPLKLVLFGPGTVHGLDGTEHHERKAMYLRLLTPDAVAGLAERAEREWELAARRWQGRERVVLFDEAVQVLTAAVLPWAGVPHAPRELPRRARQLADVLDGFATPGRAYLRAVVARLRLGRWAKRLVRRTRRQQLHPEPGTALHTAATARDHHGNPLPQRVAATAFLNVVRPTVAVSWFVAFAGKALHEHPEWRSRIAEGDRAALDAFVQEARRCYPFVPVLAARARGKQDVLGFQVPRGGLVVLDVHGTDHDPARWPDPDRFDPDRFLTGTVDKDTLVPQGGGEVDTGHRCPGEDATLAMLAVATRSLARLPLVMPPQDLDFDVSRVPTRPRSGVVFALDRARQ
- a CDS encoding CocE/NonD family hydrolase codes for the protein MRTVYSLPYDIVEEDNVSIPVSDGTRLAARIWRPVASDHDRFPAIVEYIPYRKRDFTAVRDSIHHPYLAGHGYCCVRVDLRGTGESEGVLTDEYLEREQLDAEDVLEWVASAPWCTGRVGMMGISWGAFSALQVAARRPASLYAIVIASFTDDRYADDMHYMGGCLLSDNLAEAGTMFAHSTLPPDPAVVGEQWRQMWLQRLEGARPWVTEWLRHQHRDDYWRHASVCENYGDVRCPVLASSGWADGYSNAVMRLLRQLDVPRKGLVGPWSHKFPHLGEPGPAIGYLQEVVRWWDHWLKDIDNGVLDGPMLYAWMQDSVPPSTSYEQRPGRWVGEPCWPSPHVRSLRFPLDRHRLAERRGQVPERELRISSPLSVGQFAGKWASYNAPPDLPYDQREEDGGSLVFETDPLPQTCEILGAPVVELDVSADRPTAMIAARLSDVAPDGRATRVSYGLLNLTHRNGHERPECLEPGRRYRVSIELNAVAQAFPPSHRIRLSLSTSYWPLAWPPPEPVVLSVHTGSSELVLPVRPAEEPDDAPRNPFGEAEGTAPVSTTRVRPGRHRWDVTRDLDRSVSALEIEKDSGTVRHDAIGLEVSRAAHERYTSTADDFESARGETTWTVAFGRGEWQACTVTHTTLSCTESEFVVDARLDAYDGSRRLFSRDWHDVIPRDHV
- a CDS encoding cytochrome P450, translating into MTDVATVPTSDHDPFGPDALEDPTRMHAQLREAGPVVLLARYGVYAMARYEQVHAALVDWQDFQSGAGVGLSNFRYEKPWRPPSLLLEADPPRHDAPRRVLSGILGPRALRRLRDRWFAEAEALVEEVLSTPELDVVPALAEAFPLRVFPDAVGVGEEGRENLLPYGNFVFNAFGPPNSLVTEAMPDMPRWSEWVNAQCAREALSGDGFGAAIWAAADRGEITHDQAPLVVRSLLTAGVDTTVHGIAAMLYAFATHPQQWRRVRERPQLVRAAFDEAVRWQSPVQTFFRTATTDTTIGGAVIPEGSKILMFLGAANRDPRHWTDPDTFDLERDPSGHVGFGMGLHQCVGQHVARLEAEALLTALVRRVERLELVGSPLRHHNNTLRAWARLPMRLHTQPD